The proteins below come from a single Podarcis muralis chromosome 8, rPodMur119.hap1.1, whole genome shotgun sequence genomic window:
- the KLHL38 gene encoding kelch-like protein 38 isoform X2 encodes MEEKCTQDRLFKDQDFSSELLKQLNILRKNRILTDVVLCMGDTEIPCHRNVLASSSPYFKAMFCSNFKESGQEKVSLRDIDSNILHCIIVYVYTGEILMTVENILYLMETASMLQYMKLFEACSAYLQDQLAPDNCLSLIRLSEILHCDKLKKKAKAMALKCFPEVAISEDLKELCVLELIDYLGDDELCGEEEQVFEALMVWVRHDPQARQSYIQDLFKKVRLQYVHPTFFFHFIANDSLIQSSPACRNILELAQKQMFSLYSTSAPDIKPMWHVPRRYSCREFLLLVGGRKDNQQTTRDVLLYDEKTNQWLSLAKYPTRLYKASVVSVHSNVYLLGGIPIGNGKNQVSDNVYIFSLKLNQWRLVEPMLVRRYSHRSIAYKNYIFAIGGIGENQEILNSMERYDSIYNVWEHMANMPVAVLHPAVSSKDQRIYLFGGEDTMQNPVRLIQVYHVSRNMWFRMETRMVKNVCAPAVVIGDRIFIVGVFCVGIINMPRRNKAEHVMEKPTPH; translated from the exons ATGGAAGAGAAATGCACACAGGACAGGCTCTTCAAAGATCAGGATTTCTCCTCTGAGCTGCTAAAGCAGCTCAACATTTTACGGAAGAACCGAATCCTAACTGACGTTGTACTGTGTATGGGTGACACAGAAATCCCTTGCCATAGGAATGTACTTGCCTCAAGTAGCCCCTACTTCAAGGCAATGTTCTGCAGCAACTTCAAAGAGAGTGGCCAGGAAAAAGTCAGCCTAAGAGACATCGACTCAAACATTCTTCATTGCATCATTGTCTACGTTTACACAGGCGAGATCCTAATGACTGTGGAGAATATTTTGTATCTAATGGAAACTGCTTCCATGCTCCAGTACATGAAGCTATTTGAGGCCTGCTCAGCCTACCTCCAGGACCAACTTGCTCCAGATAACTGCCTCAGCCTGATTCGGCTCTCGGAGATCTTGCACTGCGATAAACTCAAGAAGAAAGCCAAAGCAATGGCTCTGAAGTGTTTCCCTGAAGTAGCCATCTCCGAAGACCTGAAAGAACTCTGTGTTTTGGAGTTGATAGACTATCTTGGAGATGATGAGCTTTGTGGAGAGGAGGAACAAGTTTTTGAGGCTCTCATGGTTTGGGTGAGGCATGATCCCCAGGCACGGCAAAGCTATATCCAAGACTTGTTCAAGAAAGTAAGGCTTCAGTACGtccatccaacatttttcttCCACTTCATTGCCAATGATTCTCTCATTCAGTCGTCCCCAGCATGTAGAAATATCCTGGAACTGGCCCAAAAGCAGATGTTTTCTCTGTATAGCACCAGTGCTCCAGATATCAAACCTATGTGGCACGTTCCTCGGCGATATTCATGCCGGGAATTCCTCCTTCTGGTTGGTGGCCGGAAAGACAACCAACAGACGACGAGGGATGTCTTGCTGTATGACGAGAAGACAAACCAATGGTTGAGCCTTGCCAAATACCCAACACGGCTCTACAAGGCCTCTGTAGTGAGCGTCCACAGTAATGTTTATCTCCTTGGAGGCATTCCCATTGGCAATGGGAAGAACCAAGTCAGCGACAACGTTTATATCTTCTCACTCAAACTTAACCAGTGGAGGCTAGTGGAGCCCATGTTAGTTCGGCGCTATTCCCACAGGAGCATTGCCTATAAAAACTATATCTTTGCCATTGGGGGCATTGGAGAAAACCAGGAGATCCTAAATTCCATGGAAAGATATGACAGTATCTACAATGTTTGGGAGCACATGGCAAACATGCCTGTTGCCGTTCTTCATCCTGCTGTGTCTTCCAAAGACCAAAGAATCTATCTCTTTGGAGGGGAAGACACGATGCAAAACCCTGTCCGGCTAATACAG GTATATCATGTGTCCAGGAACATGTGGTTCCGAATGGAGACCAGAATGGTGAAGAACGTCTGCGCACCAGCAGTTGTGATTGGAGACCGGATTTTTATTGTTGGAG TCTTCTGTGTCGGGATTATAAACATGCCAAGAAGGAATAAAGCAGAACACGTCATGGAAAAACCCACCCCACACTAG
- the KLHL38 gene encoding kelch-like protein 38 isoform X1, whose protein sequence is MEEKCTQDRLFKDQDFSSELLKQLNILRKNRILTDVVLCMGDTEIPCHRNVLASSSPYFKAMFCSNFKESGQEKVSLRDIDSNILHCIIVYVYTGEILMTVENILYLMETASMLQYMKLFEACSAYLQDQLAPDNCLSLIRLSEILHCDKLKKKAKAMALKCFPEVAISEDLKELCVLELIDYLGDDELCGEEEQVFEALMVWVRHDPQARQSYIQDLFKKVRLQYVHPTFFFHFIANDSLIQSSPACRNILELAQKQMFSLYSTSAPDIKPMWHVPRRYSCREFLLLVGGRKDNQQTTRDVLLYDEKTNQWLSLAKYPTRLYKASVVSVHSNVYLLGGIPIGNGKNQVSDNVYIFSLKLNQWRLVEPMLVRRYSHRSIAYKNYIFAIGGIGENQEILNSMERYDSIYNVWEHMANMPVAVLHPAVSSKDQRIYLFGGEDTMQNPVRLIQVYHVSRNMWFRMETRMVKNVCAPAVVIGDRIFIVGGYTRRVIAYDTKANKFVKCADMKDRRMHHGAAAINEKLYLTGGRCLTFDNEIKDSDSLECYDPKTDTWASKGHLPHRLFDHGCLALQCVPYANLL, encoded by the exons ATGGAAGAGAAATGCACACAGGACAGGCTCTTCAAAGATCAGGATTTCTCCTCTGAGCTGCTAAAGCAGCTCAACATTTTACGGAAGAACCGAATCCTAACTGACGTTGTACTGTGTATGGGTGACACAGAAATCCCTTGCCATAGGAATGTACTTGCCTCAAGTAGCCCCTACTTCAAGGCAATGTTCTGCAGCAACTTCAAAGAGAGTGGCCAGGAAAAAGTCAGCCTAAGAGACATCGACTCAAACATTCTTCATTGCATCATTGTCTACGTTTACACAGGCGAGATCCTAATGACTGTGGAGAATATTTTGTATCTAATGGAAACTGCTTCCATGCTCCAGTACATGAAGCTATTTGAGGCCTGCTCAGCCTACCTCCAGGACCAACTTGCTCCAGATAACTGCCTCAGCCTGATTCGGCTCTCGGAGATCTTGCACTGCGATAAACTCAAGAAGAAAGCCAAAGCAATGGCTCTGAAGTGTTTCCCTGAAGTAGCCATCTCCGAAGACCTGAAAGAACTCTGTGTTTTGGAGTTGATAGACTATCTTGGAGATGATGAGCTTTGTGGAGAGGAGGAACAAGTTTTTGAGGCTCTCATGGTTTGGGTGAGGCATGATCCCCAGGCACGGCAAAGCTATATCCAAGACTTGTTCAAGAAAGTAAGGCTTCAGTACGtccatccaacatttttcttCCACTTCATTGCCAATGATTCTCTCATTCAGTCGTCCCCAGCATGTAGAAATATCCTGGAACTGGCCCAAAAGCAGATGTTTTCTCTGTATAGCACCAGTGCTCCAGATATCAAACCTATGTGGCACGTTCCTCGGCGATATTCATGCCGGGAATTCCTCCTTCTGGTTGGTGGCCGGAAAGACAACCAACAGACGACGAGGGATGTCTTGCTGTATGACGAGAAGACAAACCAATGGTTGAGCCTTGCCAAATACCCAACACGGCTCTACAAGGCCTCTGTAGTGAGCGTCCACAGTAATGTTTATCTCCTTGGAGGCATTCCCATTGGCAATGGGAAGAACCAAGTCAGCGACAACGTTTATATCTTCTCACTCAAACTTAACCAGTGGAGGCTAGTGGAGCCCATGTTAGTTCGGCGCTATTCCCACAGGAGCATTGCCTATAAAAACTATATCTTTGCCATTGGGGGCATTGGAGAAAACCAGGAGATCCTAAATTCCATGGAAAGATATGACAGTATCTACAATGTTTGGGAGCACATGGCAAACATGCCTGTTGCCGTTCTTCATCCTGCTGTGTCTTCCAAAGACCAAAGAATCTATCTCTTTGGAGGGGAAGACACGATGCAAAACCCTGTCCGGCTAATACAG GTATATCATGTGTCCAGGAACATGTGGTTCCGAATGGAGACCAGAATGGTGAAGAACGTCTGCGCACCAGCAGTTGTGATTGGAGACCGGATTTTTATTGTTGGAG gGTACACCAGACGAGTGATTGCTTATGATACCAAGGCTAATAAATTTGTGAAATGTGCAGACATGAAGGACAGGCGGATGCATCACGGCGCTGCGGCGATAAATGAGAAGCTGTATCTGACCGGAGGTCGCTGCCTTACCTTTGACAATGAAATCAAAGACTCCGATTCGCTCGAGTGCTACGACCCCAAGACAGACACCTGGGCTTCAAAGGGGCACCTGCCCCACAGACTCTTTGACCATGGGTGTCTGGCGCTCCAATGTGTGCCTTATGCCAATCTCTTGTga